TTCCGATTTGCACAGCCGAAGCTCCACATAAGAGGTGCTCGAAAATATCCCGTCCGGTTTCGATTCCACCGGTTCCGATAATTTGCACCTTATTCCCCAAGAGTTTCCAAAAGGCTCGAACATTGGCCAATGCCACAGGCTTGATGATTCGCCCCCCGAGCCCCCCGAATCCGCCCTTGGGTTTTATCACGACGGATTCCGTGTCAGGGTCCACGACCAGCCCATTGCCGACAGAATTAATGAGCGTGACAAAGGAGACGCCAACACGACTCAGAACCTCCGCCATGGCCTGCTGATGAACAGGATCGAAATACGGCGGCAATTTCACCCCGATTGGCGGAATCGCAAGATCACGAACTTTCAGTAACAATTCTTCAGAGGCTTGAAAGTCGTATCCGATCTGGGGCTTACCAGGGATATTGGGGCAAGACAAGTTAATTTCCATCAAATCCGGCCGAGCCTCGTTTATGGCTTGCACGGCTTCCAGAAAGTCCCCAGGCTGGAG
The genomic region above belongs to Nitrospirales bacterium and contains:
- a CDS encoding dihydroorotate oxidase; translation: MDLSTTIAGVRLPRCVMNASGALCVTQEELQKLGQSRSGAIVTKSMTPLERRGNQEPRYVSFDGGSINSMGLPNLGYPVYAKLIPELRRYEKPIVASIAGLQPGDFLEAVQAINEARPDLMEINLSCPNIPGKPQIGYDFQASEELLLKVRDLAIPPIGVKLPPYFDPVHQQAMAEVLSRVGVSFVTLINSVGNGLVVDPDTESVVIKPKGGFGGLGGRIIKPVALANVRAFWKLLGNKVQIIGTGGIETGRDIFEHLLCGASAVQIGTVLVEEQCGVFERLERELAECFEQKGYQTVADCRGKLKEL